The following are encoded together in the uncultured Sphaerochaeta sp. genome:
- a CDS encoding ComEC/Rec2 family competence protein, with product MEDLFHPLKLLLPLFTLAIYLACRGSCLFAYPLLVGVALGVLVLIVAPFIPSCSRSLIILASLVYCFYLLLGRGIASSTPSFAIPQERIVSLEGTLQEDSSLSRSGDQLLRLALTRCASKGDYGGSASGIIPVLVPVEEVLVASSTIKVWGQWDDTESVFYARDMQILVLPPVALGRRAMLERLQRHLDVCIDDAQVRALASLLLLGQLSGESFALKDKAILCGCAHILALSGMHLHFFILLAGIGSKCLFGPFWGKRFALIVPCLYVLAVGPKPSLLRALGMYLFQLVPFAKQFHLLIPFYLTGVLQVWLFPNSVMHFAFLYSYAAFAMILFGSGLPSLPLISTALAVIGTGPASMMLTGSWNPAGLLYSVPATLLINLAMLFSFLALLCGSWCSYPLNLVYRGVDALFTFGSEQTWILSWGSYALFVLVLLTSLIAIGYAKRVLQTKRRREYALELCLRFATCDQRSVAERGTGDDQEIWTELPDFETGP from the coding sequence ATGGAAGACCTTTTTCATCCATTGAAACTCTTGCTCCCCTTGTTCACGCTGGCTATCTACTTGGCCTGCCGTGGGTCATGTCTTTTCGCCTACCCCCTGCTGGTAGGAGTGGCCTTGGGTGTCCTTGTGCTCATTGTGGCGCCTTTCATTCCATCCTGCTCAAGATCCTTGATCATACTCGCCTCTCTCGTATACTGCTTTTACCTGTTGTTGGGTAGAGGCATAGCCAGCAGTACTCCATCCTTTGCAATTCCTCAGGAGAGAATCGTGAGCTTGGAAGGAACCTTGCAGGAGGATTCATCACTGTCCCGTAGTGGAGACCAATTACTGCGACTTGCATTGACAAGGTGTGCATCCAAAGGGGACTATGGGGGAAGTGCCTCCGGTATTATTCCGGTTTTGGTTCCTGTAGAAGAAGTACTGGTAGCTTCCAGTACTATCAAGGTTTGGGGGCAGTGGGATGATACAGAATCAGTCTTCTATGCAAGGGACATGCAGATCCTTGTGCTTCCTCCGGTTGCCCTTGGCCGTCGTGCCATGCTTGAACGCTTGCAAAGACATCTGGACGTGTGTATCGATGATGCACAGGTAAGAGCTCTTGCTTCCCTTCTGCTTCTGGGGCAGTTGAGTGGGGAATCCTTCGCCCTTAAGGACAAGGCAATCCTCTGTGGATGTGCCCATATCCTTGCCTTATCTGGAATGCATCTGCATTTTTTTATTTTGCTTGCAGGTATAGGGTCCAAGTGTCTCTTCGGTCCCTTCTGGGGCAAGCGTTTCGCTCTCATCGTTCCCTGTCTCTATGTATTGGCTGTGGGGCCGAAACCTTCATTGCTCAGAGCTTTGGGTATGTATTTGTTTCAATTGGTACCGTTTGCAAAACAATTTCACTTGCTCATTCCTTTCTATCTCACGGGGGTTCTCCAAGTATGGCTCTTCCCCAACTCAGTTATGCATTTTGCGTTTCTCTACAGTTATGCTGCCTTTGCCATGATTCTCTTCGGCAGTGGCCTCCCTTCATTGCCCCTTATAAGCACAGCCCTTGCTGTCATAGGCACAGGCCCTGCCAGTATGATGCTTACAGGTTCCTGGAACCCAGCAGGCTTGCTCTACAGTGTCCCTGCAACCCTCCTCATCAATCTTGCCATGTTGTTCAGTTTTCTTGCACTCTTGTGTGGCTCTTGGTGTTCATATCCTCTTAATCTGGTCTATCGGGGAGTAGATGCATTGTTCACCTTTGGCAGTGAGCAAACCTGGATACTGTCATGGGGGAGCTATGCGCTATTCGTGCTTGTTCTGTTGACCTCTCTTATCGCAATTGGCTATGCTAAGCGAGTCTTGCAAACAAAACGAAGGAGAGAGTATGCGTTGGAGCTTTGCCTACGATTCGCCACATGCGATCAGCGATCTGTTGCAGAGAGAGGGACTGGCGATGACCAAGAAATTTGGACAGAACTTCCTGATTTCGAAACCGGTCCGTGA
- the rsmA gene encoding 16S rRNA (adenine(1518)-N(6)/adenine(1519)-N(6))-dimethyltransferase RsmA, with protein sequence MRWSFAYDSPHAISDLLQREGLAMTKKFGQNFLISKPVRERIVSLLEPLENTSVWEIGPGIGSLTALLLERGAVVTTFEIDHGFCRILREHAFGEDPAFHLVEGDALKTLPKTFGKTALPERVCGNLPYNVGSVVIAKILEEGYRIPQMVFTLQKEVVDRLCASPGSKMWSSFSLLAQMDYEVTQSFVINAGAFFPKPNVTSSVVHFALREESLVKDELRPHFLLVIRDLFAQRRKTVKNNLMGGKIGALLGKEGVALLLAESNVDPSLRAEALSWPQFLSLSESLSNYQAK encoded by the coding sequence ATGCGTTGGAGCTTTGCCTACGATTCGCCACATGCGATCAGCGATCTGTTGCAGAGAGAGGGACTGGCGATGACCAAGAAATTTGGACAGAACTTCCTGATTTCGAAACCGGTCCGTGAACGCATTGTCTCACTCCTTGAACCGCTTGAGAACACTTCGGTCTGGGAAATCGGTCCTGGGATTGGCTCCCTTACCGCGTTGCTTTTGGAAAGAGGAGCTGTGGTTACTACTTTCGAGATCGACCATGGGTTCTGTAGAATTCTCAGGGAGCATGCATTCGGTGAGGACCCTGCGTTCCATCTTGTTGAAGGTGATGCCTTGAAGACCTTGCCGAAAACCTTTGGGAAAACGGCTTTGCCTGAACGGGTCTGTGGTAATCTTCCCTATAATGTAGGGTCAGTGGTGATCGCGAAAATCCTTGAGGAAGGGTATCGTATCCCGCAGATGGTCTTTACCCTGCAAAAAGAGGTGGTTGACCGTCTCTGTGCATCTCCAGGGTCAAAGATGTGGTCATCATTTTCGCTTCTTGCCCAGATGGATTATGAGGTGACCCAATCGTTTGTCATCAATGCAGGAGCATTTTTCCCTAAACCCAATGTCACCAGCAGTGTTGTGCACTTTGCACTGCGAGAGGAGAGTTTGGTCAAGGATGAGCTGCGTCCACATTTCTTGTTGGTCATCAGGGATTTGTTTGCCCAGCGCAGAAAGACGGTGAAAAACAATCTGATGGGTGGAAAGATTGGTGCACTGCTGGGTAAGGAAGGCGTGGCATTGTTGCTTGCTGAGAGCAATGTTGATCCGTCCCTCAGGGCTGAAGCACTTTCTTGGCCCCAGTTTCTCTCCCTTAGTGAGTCTCTCTCCAACTATCAAGCCAAGTGA
- a CDS encoding MATE family efflux transporter → MLRSTKPLNLLDRSLPARTIIWALAWPTILEQFLQVTVTYVDSAMVGSLGAQATAAVSVPASTIWLVNGWMNAFAIGFSVLMARNLGSGKTDRARLITRQAILSSLFFGFFLTFSFLIIARRLPSWIGAEATVEPLAQQYFHYIALGYLPNLLMILISTLLRLSGDSRTPLYLNGLNNLMNILLNLFFIFPSIPLGIVTLPGLGLGVRGAAMATSISCTVTSILLFGILLTTSNPIRLSLKGSWKFDAAILKSSLRLALPMALERSTLSFGQIVYTKMVGTLGTTALAAHFLAINAESMTYLPASGFATAATTLVAQSLGSEDKQLARRFSSTCVVMGTLLMTLMGVILYLFAPLLMGFFTRDAQVIALGSRVLRLEAFAEPAFGLSILVFGVLRGAGDTKGPFHIAVTGMWLIRLPLAYLLLSTTNLALMGIWLAMVADLNIRGIICLVRYRRFTWLDSWRETH, encoded by the coding sequence ATGCTCAGAAGTACAAAACCATTGAATCTTCTCGATCGATCGCTTCCTGCGAGAACCATCATCTGGGCGCTCGCCTGGCCTACCATCCTTGAACAATTCCTACAAGTTACCGTTACCTATGTCGATTCAGCCATGGTGGGTTCTCTTGGTGCTCAGGCAACTGCAGCAGTTTCTGTTCCAGCCTCCACCATCTGGCTGGTGAATGGGTGGATGAACGCGTTTGCCATCGGCTTCTCTGTGTTGATGGCCCGTAACCTTGGAAGTGGAAAGACTGACAGAGCCCGTCTCATTACCAGACAGGCAATCCTATCCTCTCTCTTTTTTGGATTCTTCCTGACCTTCTCTTTCCTCATCATTGCAAGAAGACTTCCCTCATGGATAGGTGCTGAGGCAACGGTGGAACCATTGGCACAACAGTACTTCCACTATATTGCCTTGGGATATCTTCCGAACCTCCTCATGATTCTCATCAGCACCCTACTTCGCCTCAGCGGGGACTCCAGAACGCCACTCTATCTCAATGGTCTGAACAATCTTATGAACATTCTTCTCAATCTCTTCTTCATCTTCCCAAGTATTCCTCTGGGAATAGTTACTCTACCTGGTCTTGGTCTCGGTGTTAGGGGTGCTGCAATGGCAACCAGTATCAGTTGCACAGTCACCAGCATCCTGCTTTTTGGGATATTGCTTACGACAAGCAACCCTATCCGACTTTCACTGAAAGGGAGTTGGAAATTCGATGCCGCCATTCTCAAGAGCTCGCTTCGCCTCGCTCTTCCGATGGCACTTGAACGATCGACGCTCTCATTCGGCCAGATCGTCTACACAAAAATGGTTGGTACATTGGGAACCACCGCCCTTGCTGCACACTTCTTGGCAATCAATGCAGAGTCTATGACCTACCTGCCGGCAAGTGGCTTTGCCACCGCAGCTACCACCTTGGTCGCCCAATCACTGGGCAGCGAAGACAAACAACTTGCCCGCCGTTTTTCCAGCACCTGCGTTGTGATGGGAACACTCCTGATGACACTCATGGGAGTAATCCTCTACCTGTTTGCACCACTTCTGATGGGCTTCTTTACCCGTGATGCCCAGGTCATTGCACTTGGTTCACGGGTATTACGCCTGGAAGCCTTTGCGGAGCCCGCCTTCGGCCTCTCCATACTTGTGTTTGGGGTACTTCGTGGTGCGGGAGATACCAAAGGGCCATTTCATATTGCGGTAACCGGAATGTGGTTGATCCGACTTCCCCTTGCCTACCTGTTGCTGAGCACAACCAATCTTGCACTCATGGGTATCTGGCTTGCAATGGTCGCTGACCTGAATATTAGGGGAATCATCTGCCTGGTGCGATACCGCCGATTCACTTGGCTTGATAGTTGGAGAGAGACTCACTAA